CTTCTTGTCGTACTCGAGCCCGAGCTCGTTGCAACGGTCGAGCATGACGCGCTTGCACTGCGCCTTGACCGGCTCCTCCAGCTTGTCCACTTCGGCCAGGAGTGCCGTCATCTCCTCGGCCGTCTCGATCTCCGGCATCCGATCGCGGAAGGCATTGACCGCCGTGACCACCTTCTGAGCCTCGGCCGAGAGCTGGCCCAGAGCCGACTTGATCTCCACGATCAGCCGACCGGCAAAGCGCGGCTCGCGGTTGTAGTCCGGGATCTCGATCACATCGAACTGCGCCGGGTTCTTGCCGACGTAGTTCTCGGTCGGGTTGAAGTCCAAGACCCGCTTCTTGCCGTCCGCGTACATGTAGCCCACGGAGTCGGCGAGCTTGAAGATCTCGTTGTACGATCCGCCCGTCACATCGGGCCGCACGATCTTCACGTCCCGCTCGTTGGTCGACTCCTTGTCATGCGCGATCATGATCACGTCGAGTCCCAGGGAGTTGAGCCGCCCAAGCCAGGAGGCGAACGCGGACTTGAGCGCGCCGTACCCTTGCAGCGAGAGAGCGCCAGCCTTGGTTGCGAGCTTGGGGTTCTCCGCGATCAACTCCGCCGAGAGGAAGTCGAGCGCGCGCCCCACGGTGTCGAGCACCACCGTCTTGTACGGCTTCAAGTCCTCCGCCGTGATCGTCGCGATCTCCGACCACGCGCCGACCGGCACAATGTCCTGGCGGAAGGCGGAGCGGTGAGCGCCACCATCGAAGTCGAGCAGCAGCGGCGACTCG
Above is a window of Trueperaceae bacterium DNA encoding:
- a CDS encoding ATP-binding protein; translated protein: MLIYGMPGIGKSSFGFTAESPLLLDFDGGAHRSAFRQDIVPVGAWSEIATITAEDLKPYKTVVLDTVGRALDFLSAELIAENPKLATKAGALSLQGYGALKSAFASWLGRLNSLGLDVIMIAHDKESTNERDVKIVRPDVTGGSYNEIFKLADSVGYMYADGKKRVLDFNPTENYVGKNPAQFDVIEIPDYNREPRFAGRLIVEIKSALGQLSAEAQKVVTAVNAFRDRMPEIETAEEMTALLAEVDKLEEPVKAQCKRVMLDRCNELGLEYDKK